The following proteins are co-located in the Rippkaea orientalis PCC 8801 genome:
- a CDS encoding GerMN domain-containing protein: MNDNHDNSKNRLSIGLIGGIVAAILATGTLATWWAVHNLKISLERTPTPTETPVNQDPTKIERGQVYWLNSQGDRLILVTRPLTVPKTSNNQQVLQTALETLLAGSKNANDTTTIPEGTKLFSLDLDQQGVHLNLSQEFTTGGGSASMIGRLAQVLYTTTTLDPQAKVWLKIEGEPLEILGGEGLEVAQPMTRQWFEENYEL; the protein is encoded by the coding sequence ATGAACGATAACCACGATAATTCTAAAAATCGTCTATCAATTGGCTTGATCGGGGGAATAGTAGCAGCAATTTTAGCCACTGGAACCCTGGCAACCTGGTGGGCTGTTCATAACCTAAAAATATCTCTAGAGAGAACTCCTACCCCCACCGAAACGCCTGTTAATCAAGATCCCACTAAGATAGAACGGGGTCAAGTTTACTGGTTAAATTCTCAAGGCGATCGCTTAATATTAGTCACCCGTCCCCTTACTGTTCCTAAAACTAGCAATAATCAACAAGTTTTACAAACTGCCCTAGAAACTTTGTTAGCGGGTTCTAAAAACGCTAACGATACTACTACTATTCCTGAAGGAACGAAGCTTTTCAGTCTTGATTTAGACCAGCAAGGAGTCCACCTTAACCTATCTCAAGAGTTTACAACGGGAGGAGGTAGTGCGTCAATGATCGGTCGTTTAGCACAAGTTTTGTATACAACAACGACACTTGATCCTCAAGCAAAAGTTTGGCTAAAAATTGAAGGAGAACCTTTGGAAATCTTAGGGGGAGAAGGACTCGAAGTTGCACAACCCATGACTCGTCAATGGTTTGAAGAAAACTACGAATTATAA
- a CDS encoding glucosamine-6-phosphate deaminase, whose translation MKFEQQLAVDQLSVYISKTEEILARNSAKIAQEYLENVLENKPEASILLATGNSQLKFLDALISNSKIDWSRLKLFHLDEYLGIDPEHPASFRYYLREKVEKRVEPQVFHYLEGDTLEPLRECDRYTKLLQAQPIDLCCLGIGTNGHLAFNEPPVANFNDPYWVKIVRLEKETRQVQVEQGHFSYFDQVPQYALTVTISMILSCQKILCFASGNNKASIIQRMLKGEINSSCPASILRQHSKAILFLDWESAKLL comes from the coding sequence ATGAAATTTGAACAACAGTTAGCGGTTGATCAGTTATCAGTTTATATTTCTAAAACTGAAGAAATTTTAGCTAGAAATTCAGCAAAGATTGCCCAAGAATACCTCGAAAATGTGTTAGAAAATAAACCAGAAGCATCGATATTACTAGCAACTGGAAATTCTCAATTAAAGTTTCTAGATGCTTTAATCAGTAACTCAAAAATTGATTGGAGTCGATTAAAATTATTTCATTTAGATGAATATTTAGGAATTGATCCAGAACATCCGGCAAGTTTTCGTTATTATCTGCGAGAAAAGGTAGAAAAGCGAGTTGAGCCCCAAGTATTTCATTATTTAGAAGGAGACACATTAGAACCCTTAAGAGAATGCGATCGCTATACTAAACTTTTACAAGCGCAACCCATTGATTTGTGCTGTTTAGGCATAGGAACCAATGGACATTTAGCCTTTAATGAACCTCCAGTAGCTAACTTTAATGATCCCTACTGGGTAAAAATCGTTCGTCTGGAGAAAGAAACCCGTCAAGTCCAAGTTGAACAAGGTCATTTTTCTTATTTTGATCAAGTCCCTCAATATGCCTTAACGGTAACAATTTCGATGATTCTTTCCTGTCAAAAAATCCTTTGTTTTGCATCAGGAAATAATAAAGCGTCCATCATTCAAAGAATGCTTAAAGGTGAGATTAATTCAAGCTGTCCTGCTTCTATTTTACGTCAACATTCTAAAGCGATATTATTCTTAGATTGGGAGTCAGCAAAATTACTCTAA
- the grxC gene encoding glutaredoxin 3 yields MLDAINSILGRHPEKIKANVEIYTWQTCPFCIRAKFLLWWKGANFTEYKIDGDEAAREKMAQRAQGKRTVPQIFINNQHIGGCDDLHRLNDTNQLDNLLAQAYQ; encoded by the coding sequence ATGTTAGACGCTATTAACTCTATATTAGGTCGTCATCCCGAAAAAATCAAAGCCAATGTAGAAATTTACACTTGGCAAACCTGTCCTTTTTGTATTCGCGCTAAATTTCTCCTCTGGTGGAAAGGCGCGAATTTTACTGAATATAAAATCGATGGTGATGAAGCCGCTAGAGAAAAAATGGCACAACGCGCTCAAGGAAAGCGGACGGTTCCCCAGATTTTTATTAATAATCAACATATTGGTGGCTGCGATGATCTCCATCGTCTTAATGATACCAATCAATTAGATAATCTCCTAGCTCAAGCTTATCAGTAG
- a CDS encoding MBL fold metallo-hydrolase, producing MATQNKRRSQNIVGNFYVDSTCIDCDTCRWMAPEVFYEVDGQSAVYHQPTGEIEQKKALQALLSCPTASIGTVEKPKDIKTIHATFPIAIEENVFHCGYHSEASFAAASYLIQHPDGNILIDSPRFAPPLVKQIEAMGGIRWLYLTHKDDVADHQKYHDHFNCDRILHQDDISAKLQGIEIKLTGHQVFNLTEDIIIIPVPGHTKGHTVLLYKNKFLFTGDHLCWSRHLEQLIGFKNFCWYSWPELIKSMESLTNYDFEWVLPGHGRRYHADVETMHKELEKCLTWMKK from the coding sequence ATGGCAACTCAAAACAAAAGAAGATCTCAAAATATTGTAGGCAATTTTTATGTCGATAGCACTTGTATTGATTGTGATACTTGTCGTTGGATGGCTCCTGAAGTGTTTTATGAAGTGGATGGACAGTCAGCCGTTTATCATCAGCCAACGGGAGAAATAGAGCAAAAAAAAGCTTTGCAAGCGTTATTATCTTGTCCTACTGCGTCTATTGGAACGGTTGAAAAACCCAAGGACATTAAGACAATTCATGCTACTTTTCCAATTGCCATTGAAGAGAATGTTTTCCATTGTGGATATCATTCAGAAGCGTCTTTTGCTGCTGCTAGTTATTTGATTCAACATCCTGATGGTAATATCTTAATTGATTCTCCTCGATTTGCACCTCCTTTAGTCAAACAAATTGAAGCCATGGGAGGCATTCGTTGGTTATATTTAACTCACAAAGATGATGTGGCTGATCATCAAAAATACCATGATCATTTTAATTGCGATCGCATTCTTCATCAAGATGATATCTCGGCAAAACTTCAAGGTATTGAAATTAAATTAACAGGTCATCAAGTTTTTAATTTAACTGAGGATATTATCATTATTCCGGTTCCTGGTCATACCAAAGGACATACGGTTTTATTGTACAAAAATAAGTTTTTGTTTACTGGAGATCACCTTTGTTGGTCGCGTCATCTAGAACAATTAATTGGCTTTAAAAATTTCTGTTGGTATTCCTGGCCGGAGTTAATTAAATCCATGGAAAGCCTTACTAACTATGATTTTGAATGGGTTTTACCTGGTCATGGAAGACGCTATCATGCTGATGTAGAAACCATGCACAAGGAATTAGAAAAGTGTTTAACTTGGATGAAAAAATAA
- a CDS encoding NADAR family protein, translated as MSQPIYFFSKANEWFELSNFYPFGLIDDDGLYWPTVEHYFQAMKFLGKEYQDYREKIRQALSPGNAKKLGQTRELPLRTDWEQVKEDIMLIALRKKFSYAKMKQILLATENRHLYENSPYDYYWGIGKDHTGKNRLGELLMQVRKELFLT; from the coding sequence ATGAGTCAACCTATCTATTTTTTTAGTAAAGCAAATGAATGGTTTGAGTTATCAAACTTTTATCCCTTTGGGTTGATTGATGATGATGGTTTATACTGGCCAACAGTCGAGCATTATTTTCAAGCAATGAAATTTCTAGGGAAAGAATATCAGGACTATAGAGAGAAAATTCGTCAAGCATTGTCTCCTGGAAATGCAAAAAAATTAGGACAAACGAGAGAATTACCCCTAAGGACTGATTGGGAACAAGTTAAAGAAGACATTATGTTAATTGCTCTTCGGAAAAAATTTAGTTATGCCAAAATGAAACAGATATTATTAGCAACGGAAAATCGACATCTTTATGAAAATTCTCCCTATGATTATTACTGGGGAATTGGTAAAGATCATACTGGCAAAAATCGTCTAGGAGAATTATTAATGCAAGTCCGCAAAGAACTGTTTCTGACTTAA
- a CDS encoding c-type cytochrome: MTDQFAQRKDGIGRFALTLLGIIIIALVLVMGWYLHQLSDPYVKDVLSLKGNITQGEAIFQINCAGCHGLKADGSVGPSLHHVHQHKSKISLINQVISGKTPPMPKFQPTAQEMADLLSYLESL, translated from the coding sequence GTGACTGATCAGTTTGCTCAACGGAAAGATGGCATTGGACGATTTGCCTTAACCCTATTGGGAATCATTATTATTGCCTTGGTACTGGTGATGGGTTGGTATCTGCATCAACTTTCTGACCCCTATGTCAAGGATGTGTTGTCCCTTAAAGGGAACATAACTCAAGGAGAGGCAATCTTTCAAATCAATTGTGCTGGATGCCATGGGTTAAAAGCTGATGGGAGTGTGGGTCCGAGTTTACACCATGTCCATCAACATAAATCAAAGATTAGTCTGATTAATCAAGTGATTAGCGGTAAAACTCCTCCTATGCCGAAATTCCAACCAACTGCGCAAGAAATGGCTGATTTACTGAGTTATTTAGAGAGTCTTTAG
- a CDS encoding GDP-mannose 4,6-dehydratase gives MTQKTALICGISGQDGAYLAQFLLNKGYQVCGTSRDAQMSSFTNLVRLGIRDQVKLESMSPYDFRSVLQALNKIKPAEVYNLAGQSSVGLSFELPVETLESIAIGALNILEAIRFTGEPIKFYNAGSSECFGDIGDIAADELTPFRPRSPYAVAKSAAFWEVANYREAYGIFACSGILFNHESPLRPQRFVTQKIVAAACNIVQGNTQKLHLGNISIKRDWGWAPEYIEAMYLMLQQAEPDDYVVATGYSYSLEEFVAKTFEYLGLKWQDYVITDKTLLRPTDLAISRANPTKAKVKLGWEAQYKMPDIVKMMVEDKLQQSKS, from the coding sequence ATGACTCAAAAAACAGCATTGATTTGTGGGATTTCGGGACAAGATGGGGCTTATTTAGCACAATTTCTGCTTAATAAAGGCTATCAAGTCTGTGGGACATCAAGGGATGCACAAATGTCTTCTTTTACGAATTTAGTGCGCTTAGGGATTCGAGATCAAGTCAAATTAGAATCCATGTCTCCCTATGATTTTAGGAGTGTTTTACAGGCTTTAAATAAAATTAAACCTGCAGAAGTGTATAATTTAGCCGGACAAAGTTCGGTGGGATTGTCTTTTGAGTTACCCGTAGAAACCTTAGAAAGTATTGCGATCGGAGCGTTAAATATCCTTGAAGCAATTCGATTTACAGGAGAACCCATTAAATTTTATAATGCTGGATCTAGTGAATGTTTTGGGGATATTGGAGATATTGCTGCGGATGAATTAACTCCATTTCGTCCCCGTAGTCCCTATGCTGTGGCTAAATCTGCAGCTTTTTGGGAAGTTGCTAATTATCGAGAAGCCTATGGTATTTTTGCCTGTTCAGGAATATTATTTAACCATGAATCTCCCTTGCGTCCCCAACGCTTTGTTACCCAAAAGATTGTCGCTGCTGCTTGTAACATTGTCCAAGGAAATACGCAAAAATTACACTTAGGCAATATTAGCATTAAACGAGACTGGGGATGGGCTCCAGAATACATAGAAGCGATGTATTTAATGTTACAACAAGCGGAACCTGATGATTATGTTGTAGCCACAGGATACAGTTATTCTTTAGAAGAATTTGTTGCTAAAACCTTTGAGTATTTAGGATTAAAATGGCAAGATTATGTGATTACTGATAAAACCTTATTACGTCCTACCGATTTAGCCATTAGTCGAGCTAACCCAACTAAAGCTAAGGTAAAATTAGGGTGGGAAGCTCAGTATAAAATGCCTGATATTGTCAAGATGATGGTAGAAGATAAACTACAACAGTCAAAATCATGA
- a CDS encoding glycosyltransferase: MSIPKITAIICTHNRDRYLGDAIDSLLCQDWDDYEILVVNNGCTDRTDEVVQSRLPHPRLNYVYEPVLGLSVARNRGAKETQAPILAYLDDDAIASPQWLRVLVEAYNNNEKLAIAGGKVTLIWPDNLTRPSWISDDLAGGLGLYDLGDSMVLITDPRLTPRGLNYSLRRSFLDHIGGFDANLGRVGTKLLSNEELYMTELALNEGWEVAYLPDALVAHNVAPERLKKDWFLRRSWWQGVSECYREQIAGRTGIGQFHRGGERLLRGLYKSVKYIGNPALSFDNLVYAYGQIGYLKEVMQLMLNKEQGTGNRK, encoded by the coding sequence ATGTCAATTCCCAAAATTACAGCTATTATTTGTACCCATAATCGTGATCGCTATTTAGGGGATGCGATCGATAGTCTTTTATGTCAAGATTGGGATGATTATGAGATCTTAGTGGTCAATAATGGCTGCACTGATCGCACTGATGAGGTGGTACAGTCCCGTCTACCCCATCCTCGCTTAAATTACGTCTATGAACCCGTTTTAGGTCTATCGGTTGCCCGTAATCGGGGGGCAAAAGAAACTCAGGCTCCTATTTTAGCCTATCTTGATGATGATGCCATTGCTTCACCCCAATGGTTACGGGTGTTGGTGGAGGCTTATAATAATAACGAAAAATTGGCGATCGCTGGGGGAAAAGTAACCCTCATTTGGCCAGATAATCTAACTCGTCCTTCGTGGATTTCTGATGATTTAGCCGGGGGTTTAGGGTTGTATGATTTAGGAGACTCCATGGTATTAATTACTGACCCCAGATTAACCCCTAGAGGCTTAAATTATTCGCTGCGACGCTCATTTTTAGATCACATTGGAGGCTTTGATGCTAATTTAGGAAGAGTCGGGACAAAGCTGTTATCTAATGAAGAATTATATATGACAGAATTAGCCCTAAATGAAGGTTGGGAAGTGGCTTATCTTCCTGATGCGTTGGTTGCCCATAATGTTGCTCCAGAACGATTAAAAAAGGACTGGTTTCTGCGTCGAAGTTGGTGGCAAGGGGTCAGCGAATGTTATCGAGAACAAATCGCTGGAAGAACGGGAATAGGACAATTTCACCGGGGAGGAGAACGGCTATTAAGGGGACTGTATAAATCGGTTAAATATATCGGAAATCCTGCCCTAAGTTTTGATAATTTAGTCTATGCTTATGGACAAATTGGCTATCTTAAAGAAGTGATGCAATTAATGTTAAATAAAGAACAGGGAACAGGAAACAGGAAATAG
- a CDS encoding alpha-amylase family glycosyl hydrolase, producing MSNNLYPSLYQINTRVWLNQLSGQLGRPATLDDIPDTELDKLANFGFDWVYFLSVWQTGEAARQVSMSNPQWLAEYHELLPDLQDEDIVGSGFAIKDYTLNTRLGTSASLIRLRDRLHQRNLKLMLDFVPNHTAPDHAWVNSHPEYYLAGNESLLAEQPQNYTKIDLPEGSRIFAYGRDPYFDGWPDTLQLNYGNRDLQTALINELLRISQWCDGLRCDMAMLVLPEIFQRTWGITTEPFWPKAIPQIKEQQPNFVFMAEVYWDMEWTLQQQGFDYTYDKRLYDRLREQISRPIREHFWADLDYQNKSTRFLENHDEPRAAATFPSGIHQAAAILTFFCPGLRFFHQGQLQGWTKRISVHLGRGPDQPTDPNVEQFYSQLIESLQFKAFQEGQWQLLECHPAWSDNWTWDCFIAFAWQGKEEEQAIVVVNYAGNQSQGYISVPWSNLAGQHFHLQDMMSDTVYEVEGDNLFSPGLYVDYSPWEYHVFKLVKKG from the coding sequence ATGTCTAATAATCTTTATCCCTCTCTTTATCAAATTAATACCCGTGTTTGGCTCAATCAACTCTCTGGCCAACTCGGTCGTCCAGCTACCCTAGATGACATTCCCGATACAGAACTCGACAAACTCGCTAATTTTGGGTTTGATTGGGTTTATTTTTTGAGTGTTTGGCAAACGGGAGAGGCCGCACGTCAAGTATCCATGAGTAATCCCCAATGGTTAGCCGAATATCACGAACTGTTACCCGATTTGCAAGATGAAGATATTGTCGGCTCAGGATTTGCTATCAAAGATTATACCTTAAATACCCGTTTAGGGACATCAGCCTCATTAATTCGTCTGCGCGATCGCCTCCATCAACGAAACCTCAAATTAATGTTAGATTTCGTTCCTAATCATACTGCTCCCGATCATGCTTGGGTTAACTCCCATCCTGAGTATTATCTTGCTGGAAATGAAAGTCTATTGGCTGAACAGCCCCAAAATTATACTAAAATTGACTTGCCTGAAGGATCAAGAATTTTCGCCTATGGACGAGATCCCTATTTTGATGGTTGGCCAGACACCCTACAACTCAATTATGGCAATCGGGACCTGCAAACAGCCCTAATCAACGAATTATTAAGGATTTCTCAATGGTGTGATGGCTTACGCTGTGATATGGCCATGCTAGTCTTACCGGAAATTTTTCAACGAACTTGGGGTATTACGACTGAACCCTTCTGGCCTAAAGCCATCCCCCAAATTAAAGAACAACAGCCCAATTTTGTCTTTATGGCCGAGGTTTATTGGGATATGGAATGGACGCTGCAACAACAGGGGTTTGACTATACCTATGATAAGCGATTATACGATCGCCTGAGAGAACAGATTTCCCGTCCCATTCGAGAGCATTTTTGGGCTGATCTTGACTACCAAAACAAATCAACCCGTTTTTTAGAAAATCACGACGAACCTCGCGCGGCTGCTACCTTTCCATCGGGTATTCACCAAGCAGCCGCCATTTTGACCTTTTTCTGTCCAGGGTTGCGCTTTTTCCACCAAGGACAGTTACAGGGATGGACAAAACGCATCTCGGTTCACTTGGGACGGGGGCCAGACCAACCCACTGATCCTAACGTAGAACAGTTTTATAGCCAATTGATCGAAAGTTTACAGTTTAAGGCCTTTCAGGAGGGACAATGGCAATTACTCGAATGTCATCCCGCTTGGTCTGATAATTGGACGTGGGACTGTTTTATTGCCTTTGCTTGGCAAGGAAAGGAAGAAGAACAGGCGATCGTTGTGGTTAATTATGCGGGAAACCAAAGTCAAGGTTATATTTCCGTTCCTTGGTCAAATTTAGCTGGCCAACACTTTCACCTGCAAGACATGATGAGTGATACGGTTTACGAGGTTGAGGGTGATAATTTATTTTCCCCCGGTCTTTATGTAGATTATTCCCCCTGGGAATATCATGTATTTAAGCTAGTTAAAAAAGGATAA
- a CDS encoding DUF2811 domain-containing protein produces MNTSVSIFAEIPEELHDSLKSYLETHPNWDLDRVFSAALSLFLLQNESDHNAQSARNYRACARVYLETLFQQSD; encoded by the coding sequence ATGAATACGTCTGTGAGCATTTTTGCTGAAATTCCAGAAGAATTACACGACTCTCTAAAAAGTTATTTAGAGACTCATCCTAATTGGGATCTGGATCGCGTTTTTTCGGCCGCTTTATCGTTATTTTTGCTCCAGAATGAGTCTGATCATAATGCTCAATCTGCTCGCAATTATCGCGCTTGTGCCAGGGTTTATTTAGAAACGTTGTTTCAACAATCGGATTGA
- the psbQ gene encoding photosystem II protein PsbQ has protein sequence MSRLRSILSIVLVFVTIFLVSCGSPKASIPTTYSPEKIEQLQVLIEPVTEAREKMSVLKDLIADQNWIDVQTYIHGPLGGLRQQLRNLSTSLLPKDQKPATDLAKELFNRLERLDAAAKERSISGAEAQFRQAVRDFDAYLDLLPKGS, from the coding sequence ATGTCACGTCTTCGCTCTATTTTGTCCATTGTTTTAGTCTTCGTAACTATCTTCCTGGTTAGTTGCGGTAGTCCAAAAGCGTCTATCCCCACCACCTATTCCCCTGAAAAAATCGAACAATTACAGGTTTTAATTGAACCCGTTACCGAAGCGAGGGAAAAAATGTCGGTGTTAAAGGACTTGATCGCTGATCAAAATTGGATCGATGTTCAAACCTATATTCATGGACCGTTAGGGGGACTGCGCCAACAACTGCGTAATCTCTCGACTTCCCTGTTACCCAAGGATCAAAAACCAGCGACTGATTTAGCTAAGGAGTTATTTAATCGTTTGGAACGCCTTGATGCAGCCGCTAAAGAACGGAGTATCTCAGGGGCTGAAGCCCAATTTCGTCAAGCTGTTCGGGATTTTGATGCTTACTTAGATCTGCTTCCTAAAGGCAGCTAA
- a CDS encoding alpha/beta fold hydrolase produces MTEQSLTVGSLEWFYREVSPQNPTDKSPVMLLHGLPSHSYTWRNIMPVLAEKGFSAIAPDWIGSGKSAKPDKRDFAYTPQAYREALNSLIEALEIAKLSLVVQGFLASVGIQYALTYPDKIDRLIILNTPLSPDVKLPWLMQQWAIPFMGDMVTQDPLLVDRTLEGGSGFVISDEDLAVYRQPFLKSSAVGRALLATTKNLQLAASMTAIQEGFTTWEHPTLMIWGMADPWLSSESPEKLANRYGNVELIQLGEAKHYPQEHWGQEVSEAIVNFLRRQA; encoded by the coding sequence ATGACAGAACAGTCTCTCACCGTTGGTTCTCTAGAATGGTTTTATCGGGAGGTTTCCCCCCAAAATCCCACGGATAAATCCCCTGTAATGCTACTCCATGGGTTGCCCTCCCATAGCTACACTTGGCGCAATATTATGCCTGTGTTGGCCGAAAAAGGCTTTAGTGCGATCGCCCCGGACTGGATCGGATCGGGCAAGTCAGCCAAACCCGATAAACGGGACTTTGCCTATACCCCCCAAGCTTACCGAGAAGCTTTAAACTCCTTGATTGAAGCCCTAGAAATCGCCAAACTCTCCCTAGTGGTTCAAGGGTTTCTCGCCTCCGTTGGCATACAATATGCCTTGACCTACCCCGATAAAATTGATCGCCTGATTATCCTCAATACCCCCTTATCCCCTGATGTCAAACTCCCTTGGCTGATGCAACAATGGGCGATCCCGTTTATGGGGGATATGGTGACACAAGATCCTCTGTTGGTAGATCGTACCCTCGAAGGGGGTAGCGGGTTTGTTATCTCTGACGAAGATTTAGCCGTCTATCGTCAACCTTTTCTGAAAAGTTCTGCCGTAGGACGGGCACTATTAGCGACGACTAAAAACCTGCAATTAGCTGCCTCTATGACGGCTATTCAAGAGGGGTTCACGACGTGGGAACATCCGACCCTAATGATTTGGGGAATGGCTGATCCGTGGCTGTCTTCAGAGAGTCCCGAAAAGCTGGCCAACCGTTATGGTAACGTGGAACTGATCCAACTGGGGGAAGCCAAACACTATCCCCAAGAACATTGGGGACAAGAAGTTAGTGAAGCAATTGTAAACTTTTTGCGCCGTCAGGCTTGA
- a CDS encoding AAA-like domain-containing protein: MKPKGWDQFLKEVAIDHNLRGRLREIFLVRFAYENWRKPDTEVWELAEAASHETYKKQMTELYSCFSKDHPNGCPELDPSSKGPGKFQILREWLKDIKYPEWKQASALPTFSNLPVIDPQTPIKADSPIYIQRPPIEVDCCQEILKPGALIRIKAPEKMGKTSLLQTILAHAEASDCRKVYLNLQAVEGSMFATLDKFLRWFCANISRELGLKPELDDYWDEELFGSLVSCKTYFQSYLLEKIDRPLALGLDNLDRLFEYTDIAKDFLPMLRYWHEEANNLEIWQNLRLVIANSTEVYIKLDANQSPFNVGRQIKLPGFNLEQVLTLANYYGFDWSEDSEKHQFLKDLIQMIAGHPYLIRLAFDALLYKNIPQDQLLEEAATQGGIYGAHLRRHWNNLQSSPELIEGMKEVVKNNTGVQLEPSLAYKLESMGLVNLVGDEAHPSCELYHRYFLDNL, translated from the coding sequence ATGAAACCAAAAGGCTGGGATCAATTTCTTAAAGAAGTCGCTATCGATCATAATTTACGAGGAAGACTCAGAGAAATTTTTTTAGTGCGGTTTGCTTACGAAAATTGGCGTAAACCCGATACGGAAGTCTGGGAACTTGCCGAAGCAGCTAGTCATGAAACCTATAAAAAACAAATGACAGAACTCTATAGCTGTTTCTCGAAAGATCACCCCAATGGCTGTCCCGAACTCGATCCTAGCAGTAAAGGACCTGGTAAATTTCAAATTTTACGAGAATGGCTTAAGGATATCAAATATCCTGAATGGAAACAAGCCTCAGCCCTCCCCACCTTTTCTAATTTGCCTGTCATTGATCCCCAAACACCGATTAAGGCTGATTCTCCGATTTATATTCAACGTCCTCCCATTGAAGTCGATTGTTGTCAAGAAATCTTAAAACCAGGGGCTCTAATTCGCATTAAAGCTCCTGAAAAAATGGGAAAAACTTCCCTTTTACAAACGATCTTAGCCCATGCAGAAGCATCTGACTGTCGCAAAGTTTACTTAAATCTTCAAGCAGTAGAAGGATCAATGTTTGCTACGTTAGATAAATTTTTGCGCTGGTTTTGTGCCAATATTAGTCGAGAGTTGGGACTGAAACCTGAACTCGATGATTATTGGGATGAAGAATTATTTGGTAGTTTAGTGAGTTGTAAAACTTATTTCCAAAGTTATTTATTAGAAAAGATTGATCGCCCTTTAGCTTTGGGATTAGATAATCTTGATCGCTTGTTTGAATATACGGACATTGCCAAAGATTTTTTACCGATGCTTCGCTATTGGCATGAGGAAGCTAATAATTTAGAAATTTGGCAAAATCTTCGGCTAGTCATTGCCAATTCTACGGAGGTTTATATTAAACTAGATGCTAATCAATCCCCCTTTAATGTGGGGCGACAAATTAAGTTACCTGGGTTTAATTTAGAACAAGTTTTAACCCTCGCTAATTACTATGGATTTGATTGGTCAGAAGATAGCGAGAAACATCAATTTTTGAAAGATTTAATTCAAATGATAGCAGGACATCCCTATTTAATTCGTTTAGCTTTTGATGCTCTTTTATACAAAAATATTCCCCAAGATCAACTGTTAGAAGAAGCGGCTACCCAAGGGGGAATTTATGGGGCTCATTTACGTCGCCATTGGAATAATTTACAGTCTTCTCCTGAATTAATTGAAGGCATGAAAGAGGTAGTAAAAAATAATACAGGAGTTCAGTTAGAACCGTCTTTAGCTTATAAGTTAGAAAGTATGGGATTAGTTAATTTAGTCGGAGATGAAGCTCACCCCAGTTGTGAGTTATATCATCGTTATTTTTTAGATAATTTATAA